The segment TAAGAGTAATTGACGGAATGATTGCAGTTTTCTGCGCAATTGGTGGCGTTGAGCCTCAAACCGAAACAGTATGGAATCAGGCTGACAGATATAAAGTTCCAAGAATTGCTTTTGTAAATAAAATGGACAGAAGCGGTGCAGATTTTTATGAAGTTGTTTTAATGATGAATAACTATCTTGATGCTAATGCGGTACCATTTCAACTTCCAATTGGAGCTGAAGAAAATTTCACTGGGATTATTGATTTAATATTAAACAAAGCATACAACTTTACCGAAAAAGGAAGAGAAGAAATTGCAATTCCTACCGATATGATTGAAGCTGCTAAGTCAGCAAGAATAACTTTAATCGAAAAAATTGCTGATTTTAATGATGATGTGATGACTCTTTTTTTAGAAGAAAAAGAAATACCCACCGAATTACTTAAACAGGCTTGCAGAGACGCTTCATTAAAATTATTAATCACACCTGTTTTTTGCGGAGCAGCATATAAAAATAAAGGAGTTCAGCTTTTATTAGATGCAGTTGTTGACTATCTTCCATCTCCTATTGATGTTGGAGCAGTTGTTGGAACAGATATAACAGATATTGAAAAAACACACAAAAGAGCTCCATCTGCAAAGGAACCATTTGCAGCCTTAGCATTTAAAATTATTAATGACCCATTTGTAGGTCAGCAGACATTTATAAGAATATATTCCGGTTTACTAAAAAGTGGAATGCCTGTACTCAATTCAACTAAAGGTAAAGTTGAAAGAATTGGTAGAATTTTAAGAATTTCAGCAAAAGAAAGAGAAGACATTAGCGAAGCTGGACCTGGCGATATTATTGCTTTAATAGGAATGAAACTTACCAAAACTGGAGATACTTTATGTGATGTTGATCAACCATTATTACTGGAAAACATTCACATTACCCCACCTGTAATTGAGTTAAAAATCACTCCTGCAGTTCGTAAGGAACAAGAAAAACTTGGTGAAGCATTACGTAAACTGTCTAACGAAGATCCGTCATTTACAGTTCGCTTTGATGAAGAAACTGAAGAAACAATAATTGCTGGTATGGGCGAGCTTCATCTTGAAATTATTGTTGACAGACTTAAACATGAATTTAAAATGGATGTAGTAGTTGCTGAACCTTCGGTAGCATTCCGTGAAGCAATAACAATGGAACACGATTGCGACTACAAACTTGCTAAACAAACAGGAGGAAAAGGTCAGTTTGCAAATGTTAAAATTCGCATGGAACCAAATCCTGGAAAAGGTTATGAGTTTATTGATAAAATTAAAGGAGGTTCAATTCCTGCAGAATATGTAATTTCTGTAAATAAGGGAATACAAAAAACTATTTCTGAAGGTGTACTTGCGGGATTCCCTGTTGTTGACGTAAAAGTTACATTATTAGATGGTTCTTTCCATCCAGTAGATTCTTCAGATATGGCATTTAGAACTTGTGCATCAATTTGCTTTAAAAAAGGATTTGTAAAAGCAGGTCCCGTTCTGTTAGAACCTATGATGAAAATTGAAGTTAATACTCCTGATGAATATATTGGTGACGTTGTAGGTAACTTAAATCGCCGTAGAGGCATTATTGAATCAATGCGCAGGTATCGCAAAGGTTCACAAAAACTTAACGGTTTAGTGCCTTTAATGGAGATGTTTGGTTATGCATCACAACTCAGAAATATTTCAAGCGGAAGAGCAAATTATTCAATGGAATTTTTGAAGTACTCTCCTGTAAGTGCTGCAATACAGGAACAAGCTTTAAAGAAACTTGCAGAAAAGAAAGAGCA is part of the Bacteroidia bacterium genome and harbors:
- the fusA gene encoding elongation factor G; protein product: MPLRKLRNIGIAAHIDAGKTTLTERILFYTGVTRKTGEVHDGQATMDFMKQEQERGITIASAAISCSWNNHNINIIDTPGHIDFTIEVERSLRVIDGMIAVFCAIGGVEPQTETVWNQADRYKVPRIAFVNKMDRSGADFYEVVLMMNNYLDANAVPFQLPIGAEENFTGIIDLILNKAYNFTEKGREEIAIPTDMIEAAKSARITLIEKIADFNDDVMTLFLEEKEIPTELLKQACRDASLKLLITPVFCGAAYKNKGVQLLLDAVVDYLPSPIDVGAVVGTDITDIEKTHKRAPSAKEPFAALAFKIINDPFVGQQTFIRIYSGLLKSGMPVLNSTKGKVERIGRILRISAKEREDISEAGPGDIIALIGMKLTKTGDTLCDVDQPLLLENIHITPPVIELKITPAVRKEQEKLGEALRKLSNEDPSFTVRFDEETEETIIAGMGELHLEIIVDRLKHEFKMDVVVAEPSVAFREAITMEHDCDYKLAKQTGGKGQFANVKIRMEPNPGKGYEFIDKIKGGSIPAEYVISVNKGIQKTISEGVLAGFPVVDVKVTLLDGSFHPVDSSDMAFRTCASICFKKGFVKAGPVLLEPMMKIEVNTPDEYIGDVVGNLNRRRGIIESMRRYRKGSQKLNGLVPLMEMFGYASQLRNISSGRANYSMEFLKYSPVSAAIQEQALKKLAEKKEQE